A stretch of Deltaproteobacteria bacterium DNA encodes these proteins:
- a CDS encoding acylneuraminate cytidylyltransferase family protein produces MLNGKTVYALIPARGGSKGIPRKNLYRLGNDTLLERTIKLAKACRYVDSVVVSTDDAEMHELAKKYGVNMPAPRPAHLATDTARTVDVVLHVMEEMSINDAYIFLLQTTSPLRTLADAEGVCGLLEKNTGKADAVASVVRHDSPHPDKIQKIDGGYLKSYLGKESLVARQSLPEVYALNGAFYITHTGVLLRERTFMPEHTLPFVMPKERSVNLDGMMDLYLIEALVTKGIVRIEEYAT; encoded by the coding sequence ATGTTAAACGGTAAAACAGTGTATGCTCTTATTCCTGCTCGCGGGGGAAGCAAAGGGATCCCGCGAAAGAACCTGTACCGCCTTGGAAATGATACGTTACTTGAAAGAACAATAAAGCTTGCGAAGGCATGCAGGTATGTGGACAGTGTGGTTGTGTCGACAGATGATGCAGAAATGCATGAGTTGGCGAAGAAATACGGGGTTAATATGCCGGCGCCTAGGCCAGCGCATCTCGCTACGGATACGGCAAGAACCGTCGATGTTGTGTTGCATGTGATGGAAGAGATGAGTATAAATGACGCGTATATATTTCTTCTTCAGACAACGTCCCCGCTTAGAACCCTTGCCGACGCGGAGGGGGTCTGCGGTCTTCTTGAAAAGAATACCGGTAAAGCCGATGCCGTTGCAAGTGTCGTGAGGCACGACTCCCCGCATCCGGACAAGATACAGAAGATAGATGGCGGGTATCTTAAGTCTTATCTCGGAAAGGAATCCCTGGTTGCGAGGCAGTCTTTGCCCGAGGTTTACGCCCTGAACGGGGCCTTTTATATTACCCATACAGGCGTTCTTCTCAGGGAACGTACTTTCATGCCTGAGCATACGCTTCCTTTTGTCATGCCAAAGGAGAGAAGCGTTAACTTGGATGGCATGATGGATTTGTATTTAATCGAAGCGCTTGTGACAAAAGGAATTGTGAGGATAGAGGAATATGCTACGTGA
- a CDS encoding class I SAM-dependent methyltransferase: MKKIDIKNFEECVKAKNEFDGNLRFGAKKFHAETNRSGQGRPSSGYLIREHAKVVVDTGAERYQCISGVWEDVDTCPACSSKDREKFLTRFALDIYRCCDCTHRYLNPRVKFDEAMKIYADDKTASDIYTQPLQKEIDRIKYSYGLELIEQLDPPSIEKIMDIGCGAGVFLEVAFERGWKSCVGVDVNERYADIYADAKGVQFINSTFEALDASRLGSGYDCVAMWSVLEHLYDVHNIIRAVKGLLKDGGLLFILVPNVESLATRLMREMSPVFAWKHLSHFSPKSLKHLMAIHGFDCVRFETVITEIDNIKSYMSGEYPYHGHGDPDGLFDFVTPEYIYRHNLGSRMIGIFKNVKR, from the coding sequence ATGAAGAAAATCGATATTAAGAATTTCGAGGAATGTGTAAAGGCCAAGAATGAGTTCGATGGTAATCTGCGGTTTGGCGCTAAGAAGTTCCATGCCGAGACTAACCGTTCAGGGCAAGGGCGGCCTTCGAGCGGATATTTGATAAGAGAACATGCGAAGGTGGTTGTAGATACCGGGGCCGAACGCTATCAGTGTATCAGTGGGGTGTGGGAAGATGTGGATACGTGCCCGGCGTGTTCGTCGAAGGACAGGGAAAAATTTCTTACGCGCTTTGCCCTCGATATCTATAGGTGCTGCGATTGCACGCACAGGTATTTGAACCCGCGCGTAAAGTTTGACGAGGCCATGAAGATATATGCCGACGATAAAACGGCCTCCGACATCTATACCCAACCGCTTCAAAAGGAAATAGACAGGATAAAATATAGTTACGGGCTTGAGCTTATAGAACAGCTCGATCCTCCGTCAATTGAAAAAATAATGGACATAGGTTGCGGCGCTGGAGTGTTTCTGGAGGTTGCGTTTGAAAGGGGCTGGAAGAGCTGCGTGGGGGTCGATGTAAACGAGAGGTATGCCGATATCTACGCCGATGCAAAAGGGGTCCAGTTCATAAATTCCACATTCGAGGCCCTTGACGCCTCGAGGCTCGGTTCGGGGTATGATTGCGTGGCCATGTGGAGTGTGCTCGAACATCTTTATGATGTTCACAATATAATCAGGGCGGTTAAGGGGCTTTTGAAAGACGGCGGGTTGTTGTTCATACTTGTTCCAAATGTCGAATCGCTGGCAACAAGGCTCATGCGGGAGATGTCGCCCGTGTTTGCGTGGAAGCATCTGTCTCATTTTTCGCCGAAGAGCTTGAAACATCTGATGGCAATCCACGGATTTGATTGCGTACGGTTTGAAACGGTAATTACCGAAATAGACAACATAAAGAGCTATATGTCAGGCGAGTACCCGTACCATGGCCATGGAGACCCTGACGGATTGTTCGATTTTGTAACGCCGGAGTATATATACAGGCATAATCTCGGCAGCAGGATGATAGGGATATTTAAAAATGTTAAACGGTAA
- a CDS encoding FkbM family methyltransferase: MKKSLLYWFRSLCWGMLSKIGELRALFFRPYIKRKTIEGVTFDFLIGDTSGREWYDVGCTDPDWIEMRFVRDNIVGKGDVVLECGGHHGCTTILLSNWVGESGKVVTFEALPNNARILRKNMEINRLKNVLVEEKAVGVVTGRLRIGNTSNSFVMKSAFGTGLVVDSVRLDDYLDCKPTVLKVDVEGYEVEVLRGAGEILKRKPKLVIEVHTDALQNYNAKIKDLLDFIDITEYKVWIQWADNEEPVVYDGKTEIDRRVHLFAVPI, encoded by the coding sequence ATGAAAAAAAGTCTTCTGTATTGGTTCAGAAGCCTGTGTTGGGGCATGTTATCTAAAATCGGCGAATTGCGCGCTTTGTTTTTCAGGCCATACATCAAGAGAAAAACTATCGAGGGCGTTACTTTTGATTTTCTGATAGGAGATACGTCCGGCCGAGAATGGTACGATGTTGGTTGTACCGATCCTGACTGGATTGAAATGAGGTTCGTGCGGGATAATATCGTTGGCAAGGGAGATGTTGTTCTTGAATGTGGTGGGCATCATGGATGCACAACTATATTGTTGTCGAACTGGGTCGGGGAGAGCGGCAAGGTGGTTACCTTCGAAGCGTTGCCGAATAACGCGCGTATTTTGCGCAAAAATATGGAAATTAATCGTCTGAAAAATGTACTTGTCGAGGAGAAGGCGGTTGGTGTGGTCACGGGACGGCTTCGGATCGGGAATACGTCCAATTCTTTTGTTATGAAAAGCGCTTTCGGGACGGGTTTGGTGGTCGATTCTGTGCGTCTGGACGATTATCTGGATTGTAAGCCTACCGTATTGAAGGTGGACGTGGAGGGGTATGAGGTTGAGGTGCTGCGCGGGGCCGGTGAAATCCTAAAGCGGAAACCAAAACTTGTAATAGAAGTGCATACCGATGCCTTACAGAATTATAATGCAAAGATAAAGGATCTTCTCGATTTTATCGATATAACCGAATATAAGGTTTGGATTCAATGGGCGGATAATGAGGAGCCGGTAGTCTATGATGGCAAGACGGAGATAGACAGGCGGGTGCATCTTTTTGCCGTGCCGATTTAA
- a CDS encoding methyltransferase domain-containing protein, which translates to MSGVGDGLTAANANWNFKGDVAKNFDEHVSRSVPFYNEGHELICNLSDFFVGKNSLCYELGTSTGELTLKLARHNSTKPEARFVGIDIEPDMIKMALEKKKQSSAVNVEFEAADIFQYNYEKADVFTAYYTLQFVKPRVRQDIFNRIYENLNWGGAFILFEKVRANDARFQDIMTGLYNEYKLRQGYTAEEIVSKARSLKGVLEPFSSQGNADLLKRAGFVDVITVFKYVCFEGFLAIK; encoded by the coding sequence ATGTCCGGTGTCGGAGACGGTCTTACGGCTGCCAATGCGAACTGGAACTTCAAAGGAGATGTGGCCAAGAATTTCGATGAGCATGTTTCGCGGTCGGTTCCCTTTTATAACGAAGGGCACGAGTTGATCTGTAATTTGAGCGATTTTTTTGTCGGGAAAAATTCTTTATGCTATGAACTCGGGACATCGACAGGTGAGTTGACGCTGAAGCTCGCTCGGCATAACAGCACAAAGCCCGAGGCCAGGTTCGTAGGCATAGATATCGAGCCGGATATGATAAAGATGGCTCTGGAAAAGAAGAAACAATCAAGTGCTGTAAATGTCGAGTTCGAGGCCGCCGATATATTCCAGTATAACTATGAGAAGGCCGATGTCTTTACGGCCTACTACACACTGCAGTTTGTAAAGCCGCGCGTAAGGCAGGACATATTTAACCGCATATATGAAAACCTCAATTGGGGAGGGGCCTTTATTCTGTTTGAAAAGGTCAGAGCCAATGATGCTCGGTTTCAGGATATCATGACCGGATTGTATAATGAATATAAACTCAGACAGGGATATACGGCCGAAGAAATAGTGTCCAAGGCGCGCAGTTTAAAGGGTGTTCTGGAGCCGTTTTCGTCGCAGGGAAATGCCGACTTGCTAAAGCGCGCCGGATTTGTGGATGTAATTACGGTTTTTAAATATGTTTGTTTCGAGGGGTTCCTTGCTATAAAGTAA
- the neuC gene encoding UDP-N-acetylglucosamine 2-epimerase, translating to MNKRKIAVILVDRANYGRLKPVMEAVKRNDDLALQVVCAGTMVLERFGAPVNIVRTDGFDVSSEIYIELEGSTPLTMAKSLGFAVIEFASEFQRLRPDIVLIIGDRYEALAAALAASYMNICIAHIQGGEVSGSIDESARHAITKLAHFHFPSTRKAAEHLKSMGERPETVFFVGCPSGDIALKLNKELPFDIFARGVGGEIAATDKYLLVVFHPVTTEYGMEKDETLQLITALGEIKMPTVWLWPNIDAGSDHVSKVIRAFREQREAKWLRLIKNFTPENYLKVLANASCAIGNSSSFVRDSSFLGTPVVLVGDRQGGREVAENVLPVAPERTLIFEAVKKQLGKGGFTPSSLYGDGTASGKIAAALSQVVLYIQKRLAYL from the coding sequence ATGAATAAACGTAAAATTGCCGTTATCTTGGTTGATAGGGCCAATTATGGAAGGCTCAAGCCTGTCATGGAGGCCGTGAAACGTAACGATGATCTGGCCCTGCAAGTTGTATGTGCCGGAACGATGGTCTTGGAGCGGTTTGGAGCTCCCGTAAATATTGTCAGAACCGATGGTTTTGATGTAAGCAGTGAAATATATATAGAACTGGAAGGGTCTACGCCGTTGACGATGGCCAAGTCGCTCGGTTTTGCCGTAATAGAATTCGCGAGCGAATTCCAGAGGCTTCGTCCGGATATTGTTCTCATTATCGGCGACAGGTATGAAGCGTTAGCCGCCGCTCTGGCCGCGTCATATATGAATATTTGCATTGCGCATATACAGGGGGGAGAGGTCAGCGGATCTATAGACGAGAGCGCAAGGCATGCCATTACGAAACTCGCGCATTTTCATTTCCCGTCCACGCGCAAGGCTGCCGAGCATTTGAAAAGTATGGGTGAAAGGCCAGAAACCGTGTTTTTTGTCGGATGTCCAAGCGGCGATATAGCATTAAAGCTTAATAAAGAGCTGCCGTTCGATATCTTTGCGCGCGGTGTTGGCGGGGAAATAGCAGCTACGGATAAATATCTGCTGGTGGTTTTCCATCCGGTTACCACCGAGTATGGGATGGAAAAGGACGAAACGTTGCAACTTATTACGGCATTGGGCGAGATTAAGATGCCGACGGTATGGTTGTGGCCTAATATTGATGCCGGCTCCGATCATGTGAGCAAGGTTATTCGCGCTTTTCGTGAGCAACGCGAGGCAAAGTGGCTTCGTTTGATAAAAAATTTTACTCCGGAAAATTACCTTAAGGTGCTTGCAAATGCTTCGTGCGCCATCGGTAATAGCAGCAGTTTTGTGCGGGATTCGTCCTTTCTTGGAACTCCGGTCGTGCTGGTGGGGGACAGGCAGGGCGGGCGCGAAGTGGCGGAGAATGTGTTACCTGTTGCTCCTGAACGCACATTGATATTCGAGGCCGTGAAAAAGCAGCTTGGTAAGGGCGGATTTACCCCCAGCAGTCTGTATGGTGACGGTACTGCCAGCGGGAAAATTGCTGCGGCATTATCACAGGTGGTGCTTTATATCCAAAAAAGATTGGCATATTTGTGA
- a CDS encoding N-acetylneuraminate synthase family protein, protein MQNIGKYFERGCKACFLIAEVAQTHDGSLGQAYAFVDVVAEAGVDAIKFQTHIADAESTLDEPFRVKFSRQDRNRYDYWKRMEFTPEQWCGLAKYARSKGLHFLSSPFSLEAVNLLQKAGIAAWKIGSGELGNEAMLERIVATRKPVLISTGMSTDREIKKVVAFLKREKTVFSLFQATTMYPTPPEKIGLNVLAGYSRQFGCPVGLSDHSGTIYPGLAACALGARFVEVHVTMSRHMFGPDVIASVTMEELAQLAKGVRFLEIAALNPVKKNSVAKELETIREIFRRSVVPRTDLPAGKILEEGDLILKKPNIGIPASMLKKLYGKKLKRCVCADEFISLKDLK, encoded by the coding sequence ATGCAAAATATCGGGAAGTATTTCGAAAGAGGCTGCAAGGCGTGTTTTTTGATTGCCGAGGTCGCGCAAACGCACGACGGGAGCCTCGGTCAGGCGTATGCATTCGTAGATGTCGTGGCAGAGGCCGGCGTGGATGCCATTAAGTTCCAAACCCATATCGCCGATGCGGAAAGCACGTTGGATGAACCGTTTAGGGTTAAGTTTAGCAGGCAGGACAGAAATAGATATGATTATTGGAAGAGGATGGAGTTTACGCCGGAGCAATGGTGCGGTTTGGCAAAGTATGCGCGCAGCAAGGGACTGCATTTTCTCAGTTCGCCGTTTTCGTTAGAGGCCGTAAATCTGTTGCAAAAGGCAGGTATTGCCGCGTGGAAAATAGGGTCCGGAGAATTGGGTAATGAGGCAATGTTGGAACGGATAGTTGCCACGCGAAAACCGGTTTTGATCTCTACCGGCATGAGCACCGACAGGGAAATAAAAAAAGTTGTCGCGTTTTTAAAAAGGGAAAAAACTGTTTTTTCCTTATTCCAGGCGACGACGATGTACCCGACTCCGCCGGAAAAAATCGGGCTTAACGTTCTTGCCGGGTATAGCCGGCAGTTTGGTTGCCCGGTCGGATTGTCGGACCATTCCGGGACGATTTACCCAGGGCTTGCCGCCTGTGCGCTTGGCGCCAGGTTTGTCGAGGTGCATGTCACGATGTCGCGGCATATGTTTGGCCCCGACGTGATAGCGTCCGTAACCATGGAAGAGTTGGCGCAATTGGCAAAGGGAGTAAGATTTTTGGAAATAGCCGCGCTAAATCCAGTTAAAAAAAACTCTGTGGCAAAAGAACTTGAGACGATACGGGAAATATTTCGCAGAAGTGTCGTGCCGAGAACAGATCTTCCGGCAGGGAAAATTCTCGAAGAAGGAGATCTTATTCTTAAAAAGCCGAATATAGGCATACCGGCAAGCATGCTGAAAAAGCTTTATGGAAAAAAACTTAAGCGTTGCGTTTGTGCCGACGAATTCATAAGTCTTAAAGACTTGAAATGA
- a CDS encoding ABC transporter ATP-binding protein, producing the protein MSKNIIEVRNISKQYRIGERMAYGSLRDEIVQTLTAPFKNFGAPKKEEDNIVWALKDVSFNVKEGEVVGIIGRNGAGKSTLLKILSRITEPTSGRITMKGRVASLLEVGTGFHPELTGRENILLNGALLGMTRAEIKSKFDEIVAFSEIEKFLDTPVKRYSSGMYVRLAFAVAAHLEPEILVVDEVLAVGDAGFQKKCLGKMGEVAEGGRTVLFVSHNMSAVASLTTRCIELTKGVVTMSGVTHEVIEHYVKDPSGCGLSAREDGVYDLRLLERPLHKVNPKTAKAVFVKAICSDKIGKARSQYEEEESIHIDIYVEVRQQLDLLEIHFGVLDSMDAKVFAVLSDVMEAVMAPGMYKFGLDISPNYLRPGRYFTWLSMYAPSLQDGIRPALDFAIEPSSKGYSNVNWSYHSLGAVKLPYVWTQPQKVV; encoded by the coding sequence ATGTCTAAGAATATAATAGAAGTAAGAAATATATCTAAACAATACAGGATCGGCGAAAGGATGGCTTACGGTAGCCTTCGCGATGAAATAGTACAGACGTTGACTGCGCCGTTCAAGAATTTTGGCGCTCCTAAAAAGGAAGAAGATAATATCGTTTGGGCGTTGAAGGACGTTTCCTTCAACGTAAAGGAAGGAGAGGTTGTAGGTATTATAGGCCGTAACGGCGCAGGTAAAAGTACGCTCTTGAAAATACTTTCGAGGATAACTGAGCCCACGTCCGGCCGTATTACGATGAAGGGGCGCGTTGCGAGCCTTCTCGAGGTCGGCACGGGTTTTCATCCGGAACTTACCGGAAGGGAAAATATACTTTTAAACGGCGCTCTTCTTGGAATGACGAGGGCTGAGATAAAAAGCAAGTTTGACGAGATAGTGGCGTTCTCGGAGATAGAGAAGTTTCTCGATACGCCTGTTAAACGGTATTCGAGCGGCATGTATGTGCGTTTGGCCTTTGCAGTTGCTGCGCATCTTGAGCCGGAGATACTGGTAGTTGATGAAGTTCTTGCCGTCGGTGATGCCGGATTTCAGAAGAAATGTCTTGGTAAGATGGGTGAGGTGGCAGAGGGGGGGCGGACCGTCCTTTTTGTAAGCCATAACATGAGCGCGGTAGCATCTCTCACGACGAGATGCATAGAGCTTACTAAAGGCGTTGTGACTATGTCCGGGGTAACGCATGAAGTGATAGAACATTATGTTAAAGATCCTTCCGGCTGCGGCCTGTCTGCGAGGGAGGATGGCGTATATGATTTAAGGCTTTTGGAAAGACCTTTGCATAAAGTAAATCCCAAAACCGCCAAGGCGGTTTTTGTAAAAGCCATTTGCTCGGATAAGATTGGCAAAGCGCGGTCACAGTATGAAGAGGAAGAATCGATACATATAGATATCTATGTTGAAGTGAGGCAACAGTTGGATCTTTTGGAAATACATTTCGGGGTACTTGATTCGATGGACGCAAAGGTGTTTGCGGTTCTGTCAGATGTGATGGAGGCTGTCATGGCGCCTGGAATGTACAAGTTTGGGCTCGATATATCCCCGAACTATTTGCGCCCCGGCAGATATTTTACCTGGCTCAGTATGTACGCGCCGTCTTTGCAGGACGGCATAAGGCCGGCGCTAGATTTCGCTATAGAGCCATCGTCAAAGGGGTATTCCAATGTTAATTGGTCATACCATAGCCTTGGTGCCGTAAAATTGCCCTATGTCTGGACTCAGCCTCAAAAGGTGGTATAG
- a CDS encoding ABC transporter permease, whose product MADNVTVIEPRKGFIPVDLREIWKYRELLYFLAWRDVKVKYKQAVIGIVWAVLQPVLTMVVFSVIFGRFAGMPSEGVPYPVFVYAGLLPWQYFAAVLTQSTSSVVSEKNLITKIYFPRIIMPASSAVSVFLDFFISALVFGAIMVYYGVKPGLGIFLVPILMSFVMMNAVGFGLWFSALNVRYRDIQYAIPFFVQIWMFVTPVIYPAGLLSEKYKMILMLNPMSGVIEAIRAAVLGHVDIPWASLAVSAVCGFAVFVSGVFYFRRVERYFSDVV is encoded by the coding sequence ATGGCTGATAATGTTACTGTCATAGAACCCAGAAAAGGGTTTATACCGGTCGACCTTCGCGAGATATGGAAGTACAGGGAGCTTTTGTATTTTCTTGCGTGGAGGGATGTAAAGGTAAAGTATAAGCAGGCTGTTATCGGCATAGTGTGGGCCGTGCTGCAGCCGGTGCTGACCATGGTCGTTTTTTCGGTAATTTTCGGCAGGTTCGCGGGGATGCCATCGGAGGGCGTACCGTACCCGGTTTTCGTGTATGCCGGTCTTTTACCGTGGCAGTACTTTGCTGCAGTGCTTACGCAATCTACCAGCAGTGTCGTTTCTGAAAAAAATCTTATAACAAAAATATATTTTCCGCGAATCATCATGCCTGCGAGTTCCGCCGTGTCCGTGTTTCTGGATTTCTTTATCTCGGCGCTCGTGTTTGGCGCGATAATGGTTTATTACGGCGTAAAGCCTGGTTTGGGAATTTTTCTTGTGCCGATATTGATGTCTTTCGTCATGATGAATGCTGTTGGGTTCGGGCTTTGGTTTTCGGCGCTAAACGTAAGGTACAGGGATATTCAGTATGCAATACCGTTTTTCGTGCAGATATGGATGTTCGTGACCCCGGTTATTTATCCGGCAGGTCTTTTATCGGAAAAGTATAAGATGATATTGATGCTAAACCCGATGTCCGGTGTCATAGAGGCAATCCGGGCTGCTGTTCTGGGTCATGTGGATATTCCTTGGGCATCTCTGGCTGTGTCTGCCGTATGCGGTTTTGCGGTTTTTGTAAGCGGTGTTTTTTATTTCCGCCGCGTAGAGCGTTATTTCTCGGACGTGGTCTGA
- a CDS encoding GDP-L-fucose synthase encodes MSFWKDKRVVVTGGAGFLGSFVVDKLKERGCSEVTVPRSKDYDFVTHEACERIYKYARPDIVLHLAARVGGIGANRENPGKFFYDNLMMGVQLIEEGRKYGLKKFLALGTICAYPKFTPVPFKEEDLWNGYPEETNAPYGVAKKALLVQSESYRQQYGFNSVFILPVNLYGPRDNFDLNSSHVIPALIRKCTEAIDRGEKKITVWGTGKPTREFLYVEDCAEGILLAAERYDKSDPVNLGAGFEISIRDLVELIARLTGFKGDIVWDSSKPDGQPRRMLDTSRAKKEFGFEAKIGFKDGLKKTIEWWKSNKA; translated from the coding sequence GTGAGTTTTTGGAAAGATAAAAGGGTGGTTGTTACCGGAGGCGCGGGGTTTCTCGGCTCCTTTGTGGTCGACAAGCTCAAGGAGCGCGGGTGTAGTGAGGTAACCGTTCCGAGGAGCAAGGACTACGATTTTGTAACGCACGAGGCTTGCGAGCGCATATATAAGTATGCAAGGCCCGATATAGTGCTGCATCTTGCGGCGCGTGTTGGCGGCATCGGAGCCAACAGGGAAAATCCAGGCAAGTTTTTTTATGACAATTTGATGATGGGAGTTCAGTTAATAGAGGAAGGCAGAAAATACGGACTGAAGAAATTTCTGGCGCTTGGCACTATATGCGCGTACCCGAAGTTCACGCCAGTGCCATTTAAGGAGGAAGACCTCTGGAACGGGTATCCGGAAGAAACAAATGCGCCGTATGGCGTGGCCAAGAAGGCCCTGCTTGTGCAAAGCGAGTCGTACAGGCAGCAGTACGGGTTTAATTCGGTATTCATTTTGCCGGTTAATTTGTACGGCCCGCGCGATAATTTCGATTTGAACTCGTCGCATGTGATACCGGCGCTGATAAGAAAATGCACAGAGGCAATCGATAGAGGAGAGAAGAAAATAACTGTTTGGGGAACCGGAAAACCTACAAGAGAGTTTTTGTATGTCGAGGATTGCGCCGAAGGCATACTTCTTGCCGCCGAAAGATATGATAAAAGCGATCCTGTGAATCTCGGGGCCGGTTTCGAGATATCGATAAGGGACCTGGTTGAATTGATAGCGAGGCTTACCGGTTTTAAGGGAGACATCGTCTGGGATTCGTCCAAGCCCGATGGTCAGCCAAGAAGGATGCTCGATACCTCGAGGGCAAAAAAAGAGTTCGGGTTTGAGGCAAAGATAGGTTTCAAGGATGGGCTGAAGAAAACTATAGAGTGGTGGAAGTCCAATAAGGCGTAA
- the gmd gene encoding GDP-mannose 4,6-dehydratase codes for MGKRALITGITGQDGSYLAELLLSKGYEVHGIIRRASTFNTHRIDHIYKDRHLPGTKLLLHYGDLSDSGQLVNLVYNIAPNEIYHLGAQSHVRVSFDIPEYTGDITGLGTTRLLEAVRRSGVPARFYQASSSEMFGSALPPQSEKTVFRPQSPYAAAKVYSYWMTVNYREGYRMFASNGILFNHESPRRGETFVTRKITRALAAIVAGKQKKLYLGNLDAKRDWGFAPEYVECQWRILQHDKPGDFVIGTGDTRSVRDFLNHAFEYAGIEIEWKGKGIKEKGVIKSLKKGIADGLKPGYAIIELDPRYLRPTEVDVLKADIRKAKKELGWTPEITFKDLVKIMVDYDLEAAGVDSKGEGRKILAKKGIAWTDSKLTVG; via the coding sequence ATGGGAAAGCGCGCGCTTATAACGGGAATAACAGGGCAGGACGGAAGCTACCTTGCCGAACTTCTCTTAAGCAAGGGCTACGAGGTGCACGGCATAATACGGCGCGCCAGTACCTTCAATACCCACAGGATAGATCATATATATAAGGACCGTCACCTGCCGGGGACAAAACTTTTACTTCACTACGGAGACCTTTCGGACTCGGGACAGCTCGTTAATCTGGTTTACAATATTGCGCCAAACGAGATTTATCATCTCGGCGCCCAGAGCCACGTTCGCGTGAGTTTCGATATACCCGAATACACAGGCGACATCACCGGACTTGGCACAACACGCCTTCTCGAGGCAGTCAGGAGAAGCGGAGTGCCTGCGCGTTTTTATCAGGCGTCTTCGAGTGAAATGTTTGGGAGCGCGCTTCCTCCGCAAAGCGAGAAAACGGTATTTCGGCCGCAGAGCCCTTACGCCGCGGCAAAGGTGTACTCGTACTGGATGACCGTAAACTACCGCGAAGGCTACCGCATGTTCGCCTCGAACGGGATACTTTTTAACCACGAATCTCCAAGAAGGGGCGAGACTTTTGTTACGCGCAAAATCACGCGCGCCCTTGCCGCGATAGTCGCGGGTAAGCAAAAAAAGCTTTACCTTGGCAACCTCGACGCAAAAAGGGACTGGGGGTTTGCGCCCGAATACGTCGAATGCCAGTGGCGCATCCTTCAGCACGATAAGCCCGGGGATTTTGTAATAGGCACGGGCGATACAAGGTCGGTAAGGGACTTTTTGAACCATGCATTCGAATATGCGGGAATAGAGATCGAATGGAAGGGCAAGGGCATTAAGGAAAAGGGAGTAATAAAGTCTCTTAAAAAAGGCATTGCCGACGGTCTAAAGCCGGGATACGCAATCATAGAGCTCGATCCCCGTTATTTAAGGCCTACAGAGGTCGATGTGCTTAAGGCTGACATAAGAAAGGCCAAAAAGGAACTCGGGTGGACCCCTGAGATAACATTCAAGGATCTGGTCAAGATAATGGTGGATTATGACCTTGAGGCCGCAGGTGTCGATTCAAAGGGTGAAGGCAGAAAGATACTCGCCAAAAAAGGCATAGCCTGGACAGATAGTAAATTGACGGTAGGTTAA
- a CDS encoding FkbM family methyltransferase: MKFIRNIFKRDYKRSYAQAGEDVLADFILRALKIRKPTYLDVGAHDPVKFSNTYYFYKNGCKGVNVEPDPELFAKFGFKRRRDVNLNVGVAAKAGVIDFYVIPGGTTLSTCSRETMERYKSIGSGEPKVLKINVVPINGIIEKYFDKCPNLVTIDVEGLEVEILESFDFKKYRPEVFCIETVYYNENRKNDEIFKVMERNGYIVCGDTFVNTVFVDKKRWAERPTIIKNNPGE; this comes from the coding sequence ATGAAATTCATAAGGAATATATTCAAAAGAGATTATAAGAGATCTTACGCCCAGGCAGGCGAGGACGTGCTTGCGGATTTCATCTTGAGGGCGTTAAAGATACGTAAACCCACTTATCTTGATGTCGGCGCGCACGACCCCGTTAAGTTCAGTAACACGTACTATTTTTACAAGAACGGATGCAAGGGCGTGAACGTGGAGCCAGACCCGGAGCTTTTCGCCAAGTTCGGTTTTAAGAGAAGAAGGGACGTTAATCTTAATGTCGGCGTTGCGGCAAAGGCAGGGGTCATTGATTTTTACGTTATACCGGGCGGCACAACACTTAGCACCTGCAGCAGGGAAACCATGGAGCGTTACAAGAGTATTGGCAGCGGCGAGCCGAAGGTGTTGAAGATAAATGTCGTGCCCATAAACGGGATAATCGAAAAATATTTCGATAAATGCCCGAACCTTGTAACCATTGACGTCGAAGGCCTCGAGGTCGAGATACTCGAGAGTTTCGATTTCAAGAAGTACAGACCCGAGGTGTTTTGCATAGAGACCGTTTATTATAACGAGAACAGGAAGAACGATGAAATATTCAAGGTGATGGAGCGTAATGGATATATCGTCTGCGGCGATACGTTCGTTAACACCGTTTTTGTCGATAAGAAACGCTGGGCCGAGAGGCCTACTATAATAAAAAACAATCCGGGAGAATAG